A portion of the Corynebacterium occultum genome contains these proteins:
- a CDS encoding S9 family peptidase, producing MRQSYGSALAPDGSAITYIVRDGGYPYAVRARLGEAGLGEEEIVALPIEGRGSVTKVLYSPDGKWIACEASPKGSERLVTWVVPAGGDPGAGKQAKMLHAQEDVLTTLVEWDGDLLAMNAVTSNGVTEARLVDPRNNTVEVLDRRTDSLLIAAEQHHALMRVGPRGSRELLLITPDGRWLPLLPPDPGSMTETGTFLSDPGEDDLAVIVCTDHNGDRRRVVRLGITADQVTETEVITNGDAEVDEFVISEDLSTAAVLWNLSGISALELLALAPDQSITMRRTVELDGMVASGLSITDDGSLLSLTVEGPNLPPTVEVIFTDLGQLEHLRPAEDQARAPLAREEHVPELVHYTARDGLELSGWLYHAQPVEGAGEEATPQPTYIHLHGGPEGQSRPVNHDVLTALIDSGITVFTPNIRGSKGSGRRFQHADDRYGRFAAINDVADTAHFLIDAGVADPTRLALGGRSYGGYLALMVAARHPELFTGIVDACGMSSFRTYFRSTEPWLASAAYPKYGYPMHDAELLVAISPLYLADKIRTPVLFLHGEWDSAVPPKESQQMEEALARRGVETTFLMVPGEGHQFVKPRSRKLIAEAMLEFFCARGLSTTIDLGRFQTPVQPREGVESLLQDALAGDVSATENPANWGESGLVIRKGRGIQWLEGR from the coding sequence ATGCGTCAGTCCTATGGTTCCGCGCTCGCCCCGGATGGTTCCGCCATCACTTATATCGTCCGGGACGGAGGCTACCCCTATGCCGTGCGTGCCCGGCTGGGGGAAGCGGGACTGGGCGAAGAGGAGATCGTCGCGCTGCCGATTGAGGGGCGCGGTTCGGTGACCAAGGTGCTCTACTCCCCGGACGGCAAATGGATCGCCTGCGAAGCCTCACCGAAGGGCAGCGAACGCCTGGTGACCTGGGTGGTCCCCGCGGGCGGGGATCCGGGGGCCGGGAAGCAGGCCAAGATGCTGCACGCCCAGGAGGATGTGCTGACCACCTTGGTGGAGTGGGACGGGGACCTGCTGGCCATGAACGCGGTGACCAGCAATGGTGTCACGGAAGCCCGGCTGGTGGATCCGCGCAACAACACCGTCGAGGTTCTGGACCGGCGCACCGACAGCCTCCTGATCGCCGCCGAACAACACCATGCCCTGATGCGGGTGGGTCCCCGGGGCAGCCGGGAACTACTGCTGATCACCCCGGACGGTAGATGGCTGCCCCTGCTGCCCCCGGACCCCGGATCCATGACCGAAACCGGAACCTTCCTTTCCGATCCGGGGGAGGACGACCTGGCGGTGATTGTCTGCACCGACCACAATGGTGACCGCCGCCGGGTGGTCCGCCTGGGGATCACCGCTGACCAGGTCACGGAGACCGAGGTCATCACCAATGGCGATGCTGAGGTGGATGAGTTCGTCATCAGCGAGGATCTCTCCACCGCTGCCGTGCTGTGGAACCTCTCGGGGATTTCCGCACTCGAACTCCTGGCACTGGCCCCGGACCAGTCGATCACCATGCGGCGCACCGTGGAACTGGATGGCATGGTCGCCTCCGGTCTTTCCATCACCGATGACGGCTCTCTGCTCTCACTCACCGTGGAAGGACCCAACCTTCCGCCCACGGTGGAGGTGATCTTCACCGACCTCGGCCAGTTGGAGCACCTGCGCCCCGCCGAGGATCAGGCGCGTGCCCCCCTCGCCAGGGAGGAACACGTTCCTGAGCTGGTGCACTACACCGCCCGGGACGGGTTGGAACTCTCCGGCTGGCTCTACCATGCCCAGCCCGTTGAGGGGGCAGGGGAGGAAGCCACCCCACAGCCGACCTATATCCACCTCCACGGTGGGCCGGAGGGGCAGTCACGCCCCGTCAACCATGATGTACTCACCGCACTGATCGACTCCGGGATCACCGTATTCACCCCCAATATTCGCGGCTCCAAGGGATCTGGCCGGAGATTCCAACATGCTGATGACCGTTATGGGCGTTTTGCCGCCATCAATGATGTGGCGGACACCGCCCACTTCCTCATCGACGCCGGAGTTGCCGACCCCACCCGCCTGGCACTCGGGGGTCGCAGCTACGGCGGTTACCTCGCCCTGATGGTGGCCGCCCGGCACCCGGAGCTTTTCACCGGGATCGTCGATGCCTGCGGGATGAGCAGCTTCCGCACCTACTTCCGGAGCACCGAACCTTGGTTGGCCAGCGCCGCCTACCCCAAATACGGTTATCCGATGCACGATGCGGAACTGCTGGTGGCGATCTCCCCGCTCTACCTGGCCGATAAAATCCGCACCCCGGTGCTCTTTCTTCACGGGGAGTGGGATAGTGCGGTGCCCCCCAAAGAATCCCAGCAGATGGAGGAGGCCCTGGCGCGCCGTGGCGTGGAGACCACCTTTCTGATGGTACCGGGGGAAGGGCACCAATTCGTCAAACCGCGCAGCCGTAAACTCATCGCCGAGGCGATGCTGGAGTTCTTCTGCGCCCGGGGGTTGAGCACCACCATCGATCTGGGGCGTTTCCAGACTCCGGTCCAGCCGCGGGAAGGTGTGGAATCGCTACTTCAGGATGCCCTCGCCGGGGATGTGTCCGCGACGGAGAACCCGGCCAACTGGGGCGAGTCCGGATTGGTGATCCGCAAGGGGCGGGGCATCCAGTGGCTGGAGGGGCGTTGA
- a CDS encoding bifunctional metallophosphatase/5'-nucleotidase: MKHPRTAHVRNTATAVATASALVLCLTPNAVAQTTENQVTFSVSNFSDFHGHLEEVADSDTGEVEEAGAALIAGKIDALRAEAVAEGSTHFHTTSGDNVGGSAFTSALLNDEPTIDVLNAMGVDVSAAGNHEFDQGFTDLRDRIVPNSEFPILGANVVDAKGEAVLEEYTIKEVENAEGDSISVAFIGTVTEQTKNKVAPSAVEGLEFLDPEIVTNEIAAELSDGEETNGEADVVIALFHEDGETATTFSEDVDAVFAGDSHARYLSGENSQPVIVQALEYGKLLANLDFTVDADSGEIISIEPSLFTADEMAKDESVTPNVAVTNIVEQAVVQAEIEGAKVVASIEHTFTRGANPGEESGSNRGIESTLNNLIAEAQRSQMSEVVGQDIDLGLMNAGGVRADLEAGDVTYAEAFTVQPFGNAVAYGTLSGADILQALEQQWKDSADSRPRLSLGVSDNFSYTYDPTAAAGERIIQATINGEPLDPTKDYTVAASTFLFEGGDGFSALENVRNFEDVGAMDVQMFIDHLAEAEDLEPRWGQSDIGISVTGDLAPGSTVTIDLESLAYSQNETATEVTIKLGEEEFSAAIDTTVISAGYGSTGTAQFADLVVPESFRGGVEDIIITTDAAAPQASEDPQEPEEPQEPTAGSIDSPTGGVIAAAVAAVAAIAGALGLANLFNGGQLFAEIQANIQREVARFLG, translated from the coding sequence ATGAAGCACCCCCGCACCGCTCATGTCCGGAACACCGCCACCGCTGTCGCCACCGCCAGCGCACTGGTGCTCTGTCTGACACCGAACGCTGTCGCCCAGACCACCGAAAACCAGGTCACCTTCTCGGTCTCCAACTTCAGCGACTTCCACGGGCACCTGGAAGAGGTCGCTGATTCCGACACCGGTGAAGTGGAGGAAGCCGGCGCCGCACTGATCGCAGGCAAGATCGACGCCCTGCGTGCCGAGGCGGTAGCCGAGGGCAGCACCCACTTCCACACCACCTCCGGTGACAATGTCGGCGGCTCCGCCTTCACCTCTGCGCTGCTCAATGATGAGCCCACCATTGACGTCCTGAACGCCATGGGAGTGGATGTCTCCGCCGCCGGCAACCACGAGTTCGACCAGGGATTCACTGACCTGCGGGACCGGATCGTGCCGAACTCCGAGTTCCCCATCCTGGGTGCCAACGTCGTTGATGCCAAGGGCGAGGCCGTCCTGGAGGAGTACACGATCAAGGAGGTCGAGAACGCAGAGGGAGACAGCATCTCCGTCGCCTTCATCGGTACCGTCACCGAACAGACCAAGAACAAGGTGGCACCCTCGGCTGTTGAGGGACTGGAGTTCCTGGACCCGGAAATCGTCACCAATGAAATCGCAGCTGAGCTCTCCGACGGTGAGGAAACCAACGGTGAGGCCGATGTGGTCATCGCGCTCTTCCACGAGGATGGTGAAACCGCCACCACCTTCTCGGAGGATGTTGATGCCGTCTTCGCCGGTGACTCTCATGCCCGTTACCTGAGCGGGGAAAACTCCCAGCCCGTCATCGTCCAGGCCCTGGAGTACGGCAAGCTGCTGGCCAACCTGGACTTCACCGTCGACGCCGACAGTGGCGAGATCATCAGCATCGAGCCGAGCCTCTTCACCGCCGATGAGATGGCCAAGGATGAGTCGGTCACCCCGAACGTAGCGGTCACCAACATTGTCGAGCAGGCAGTGGTGCAGGCCGAGATCGAGGGGGCCAAGGTCGTGGCCTCCATCGAGCACACCTTCACCCGGGGTGCGAACCCCGGCGAAGAGTCCGGCTCCAACCGGGGAATCGAGTCCACCCTCAACAACCTCATCGCCGAGGCGCAGCGCTCTCAAATGTCTGAAGTCGTGGGCCAGGATATCGACCTGGGGCTGATGAACGCCGGTGGTGTCCGCGCGGACCTGGAGGCTGGCGACGTTACCTACGCTGAGGCCTTCACCGTGCAGCCCTTCGGTAACGCCGTCGCCTACGGAACCCTCAGCGGTGCTGATATCCTCCAGGCTCTGGAGCAGCAGTGGAAGGATTCGGCGGACTCCCGTCCCCGCCTGTCCCTGGGTGTCTCCGACAACTTCTCCTACACCTACGATCCCACCGCGGCTGCTGGTGAACGCATCATCCAGGCCACCATCAACGGCGAGCCACTGGATCCGACCAAGGACTACACCGTCGCCGCCTCCACCTTCCTCTTCGAGGGTGGTGACGGTTTCAGCGCCCTGGAAAACGTCAGGAACTTCGAGGATGTCGGTGCCATGGATGTCCAGATGTTCATCGACCACCTGGCTGAGGCCGAGGACCTGGAGCCCCGCTGGGGCCAGAGTGACATCGGCATCAGCGTCACCGGGGACCTGGCCCCGGGTAGTACCGTGACCATCGACCTGGAGTCCCTGGCCTACTCCCAGAATGAGACTGCCACCGAGGTCACCATCAAGCTGGGTGAGGAGGAGTTCAGCGCTGCGATCGACACCACCGTCATCAGCGCCGGTTATGGTTCCACCGGTACCGCGCAGTTCGCTGACCTGGTTGTTCCCGAAAGCTTCCGGGGTGGTGTCGAAGACATCATCATCACCACCGATGCGGCTGCTCCGCAGGCCTCTGAAGATCCGCAGGAACCGGAGGAGCCGCAGGAGCCCACTGCGGGTTCCATCGACTCTCCCACCGGTGGCGTGATCGCTGCTGCCGTGGCAGCGGTCGCCGCCATCGCCGGCGCACTGGGCTTGGCCAATCTCTTCAACGGTGGCCAGCTCTTCGCTGAGATCCAGGCCAATATCCAGCGCGAGGTCGCCCGTTTCCTGGGTTAA